From one Dermacentor andersoni chromosome 1, qqDerAnde1_hic_scaffold, whole genome shotgun sequence genomic stretch:
- the RIOK1 gene encoding serine/threonine-protein kinase RIO1, which yields MNYHVVEGQFDDAESDVDVLPSAEATPSLAVLSSERRSPEHLPSDDDDSFGEGDLSGDDGYDWDDLSRGSVYHNSASAGSRPNAQRSANPNSFQSQCKVLSGKYSGKINLQAYSGPAVAAGALSVLNEASRRRDAERVRVRDKVERATAEQVLDRRTRIILFKLLNRGLVEQINGCVSTGKEANVYHATAGGDGAPDRAIKIYKTSILVFKDRDRYVTGEFRFRSGYCSSNPRKMVRTWAEKEMRNLSRIYAAGLPCPKPIVLRSHVLVMNFVGKDGWPAPKLKDVSLSESKARELYRDCIILMRRLYHECRLVHADLSEYNLLYHEGKIVIIDVSQSVEHDHPNALEFLRKDCTNITDFFSKRDVKTMSVRQLFDFVTDPTINEDNMDAYLEKAQSLVEESGSEATNQVDEEVFKKTYIPHRLDDVLDFEKDIVGVQEENKKILYHTITGMKPDLSGPAEKPALLENGSDDSSSEVSESDSECEDEESEDGNDKESKFVCTARPKGESLEEKRERKKAVKDAKKEKRKLKLPKHVKKRKEKQGKARKK from the coding sequence ATGAACTACCACGTCGTCGAGGGGCAATTCGACGACGCTGAAAGCGACGTTGACGTCTTGCCTAGCGCCGAAGCGACGCCGAGCCTGGCCGTGTTATCGAGTGAACGCCGCAGCCCAGAGCATCTGCCgagcgacgacgacgactcaTTCGGCGAAGGCGACCTGAGTGGCGACGACGGCTACGACTGGGACGACCTTTCCCGAGGGAGTGTGTACCACAACTCGGCCAGCGCCGGCAGTCGCCCGAATGCGCAACGTAGTGCCAACCCGAATTCATTCCAGTCCCAGTGTAAGGTTCTCTCTGGCAAGTACAGCGGGAAGATCAACCTACAAGCGTACTCTGGTCCAGCTGTGGCTGCTGGCGCGTTAAGTGTGTTGAACGAGGCGAGCCGCAGGCGAGACGCTGAGCGCGTCCGCGTCCGTGACAAGGTGGAAAGGGCGACAGCGGAGCAGGTCCTTGATCGCAGGACACGAATCATTCTTTTTAAGCTCCTGAACCGTGGCCTAGTGGAGCAGATAAATGGCTGCGTGAGCACGGGCAAGGAGGCCAATGTATATCATGCCACGGCTGGCGGTGACGGCGCTCCAGATCGTGCCATCAAGATCTACAAGACGTCCATCTTGGTTTTTAAAGACCGTGACCGCTATGTCACCGGCGAGTTCCGCTTCAGGAGCGGCTACTGCAGTAGCAACCCGCGCAAAATGGTCCGTACCTGGGCAGAAAAGGAGATGCGAAACCTCTCGCGAATATACGCCGCAGGGCTGCCTTGTCCAAAACCCATCGTTCTCCGAAGCCACGTGCTTGTCATGAACTTCGTCGGAAAGGATGGCTGGCCGGCACCCAAGCTCAAGGATGTCTCTCTGAGCGAATCCAAAGCGCGTGAGCTTTACAGAGACTGCATTATCTTGATGCGACGGCTCTACCACGAATGTCGCCTTGTGCATGCCGATCTAAGCGAGTACAACTTGCTATACCACGAAGGTAAGATTGTGATAATTGACGTGTCACAATCAGTTGAGCACGACCATCCGAATGCGCTCGAGTTTTTGCGCAAGGACTGCACCAACATCACAGACTTTTTCAGCAAGCGAGATGTGAAGACAATGAGTGTTCGGCAGCTGTTTGACTTTGTCACAGACCCAACCATTAACGAAGACAACATGGATGCTTACCTTGAAAAAGCACAGTCACTTGTTGAAGAAAGTGGTTCAGAAGCCACGAACCAAGTAGATGAGGAAGTTTTCAAGAAGACATACATACCCCACAGACTGGACGATGTGCTTGACTTTGAGAAGGACATTGTTGGTGTGcaggaggaaaacaaaaaaattctctATCACACCATTACAGGCATGAAGCCTGACCTGTCAGGCCCAGCTGAGAAGCCTGCACTACTCGAGAATGGCTCAGATGACTCGTCCTCGGAGGTCAGTGAAAGTGACAGTGAATGTGAAGATGAGGAAAGTGAGGATGGCAATGACAAGGAGTCAAAATTTGTGTGCACAGCCAGGCCTAAAGGGGAGTCATTGGAAGAGAAGAGGGAAAGGAAAAAGGCAGTCAAGGATGCCAAGAAGGAGAAGCGCAAACTGAAGTTGCCTAAGCATGTCAAGAAGcgaaaagaaaagcagggaaaggCACGCAAAAAATGA